A stretch of the Glandiceps talaboti chromosome 23, keGlaTala1.1, whole genome shotgun sequence genome encodes the following:
- the LOC144452906 gene encoding uncharacterized protein LOC144452906 — protein sequence MADFRPLPGGYMRGRRPMKYLPPIKSKYIGTTDTFDWSEMEGRQLRRSMDDTFVHGAARYEHRLYCSIVTGIAKSLTRENVDDMRFLARDYVNPPELLLDVRTPDEMLAVLEGQKLLAENSLVFLQMLLYYIGRLDLYNMVIEFRRSRQKELAQRGFDISNEYQVKYEDPERIEIAKDLARLRRKLKIYPKRRTRQEDRERDLAIEMMKLQAKMLETENRLLDTQAIAHAVTQEKRCLQKLKLTQEIDEADRAYGVTERQPPHKQESMTKRIRRLRRSLGLEEVPKRRSYRHEPPVMLSLPDIYDKRLSRIVAIQKY from the exons ATGGCTGATTTCCGTCCATTACCGGGTGGCTACATGCGAGGAAGGCGACCAATGAAATACTTACCACCTATAAAATCTAAATACATCGGAACTACCGACACTTTTGATTGGTCTGAGATGGAAGGGAGACAACTAAGACGAAGTATGGATGATACCTTTGTACACGGGGCTGCCAGATATGAACACAGACTTTATTGTTCCATAGTTACAGGTATTGCTAAATCTTTGACGAGAGAAAACGTGGATGATATGAGGTTCTTAGCGAGAG aTTACGTAAACCCGCCGGAACTGTTACTCGATGTTCGCACTCCAGATGAGATGTTAGCTGTTTTGGAGGGTCAAAAGTTACTGGCAGAGAATAGCCTCGTATTCTTACAAATGTTATTATACTATATTGGAAGACTAGATTTGTACAATATGGTGATAGAGTTTAGACGAAGCAGACAGAAGGAGCTGGCTCAGAGAGGATTTGATATATCGAACGAATATCAAG taAAATACGAGGACCCAGAGAGAATAGAAATTGCCAAAGATCTCGCTCGCTTAAGGCGAAAGTTGAAGATTTATCCAAAAAGGAGGACCAGACAGGAAGACAGGGAACGAGATCTCGCGATAGAAATGATGAAACTACAAGCAAAGATGTTAGAAACGGAAAACAGACTATTAGATACACAAGCGATTGCTCATGCCGTGACGCAGGAAAAGAGATGTTTACAGAAACTAAAACTTACACAGGAAATTGACGAAGCAGATCGCGCTTACGGTGTGACGGAAAGACAGCCTCCTCATAAACAAGAGTCGATGACGAAGAGAATACGGAGACTGCGCAGAAGTCTCGGACTCGAAGAAGTTCCAAAGAGACGTTCATATCGTCATGAACCACCGGTAATGCTTAGTTTACCGGATATATATGATAAGAGACTATCAAGAATTGTAGCTATTCAAAAATACTAA